From Parasphaerochaeta coccoides DSM 17374, a single genomic window includes:
- a CDS encoding NAD(P) transhydrogenase subunit alpha: protein MIHKSFSPRTTRLGENMYFGIPKENHPGENRVATVPATVTSLCKAGHVVMVEQGAGEKSGFSDAAYAMAGASVVERQEVFRQADILFVVRGGGNNHDESYEKDVALLKKGAFVIGLTEPYAPHPIYESYARAHARVYALELIPRISRAQSMDVLSSMSNLSGYKAALIASDTLPKLMPMLMTSAGTIAPAHAFVLGVGVAGLQAIATLRRLGAVTSAYDVRPAVKDQVHSLGARFIEMKLDTDDSEGSGGYAKELGEDFYRKQRELLSDVLKDSDIVITTAAVPGRKSPVLVTEEMVSLMPWGSVIVDLTAEHGGNCELSQFGKTIMAHGVTIIAPANIVSTVPRNASLLYARNIENFVKNLFDSAGNLAVDRGDEIIDATLVVADGIIRKDTLRISSGAKEGIA, encoded by the coding sequence ATGATTCACAAATCATTTTCACCCCGGACGACAAGATTAGGAGAGAATATGTATTTCGGTATCCCAAAAGAAAATCATCCAGGAGAAAATCGCGTGGCGACGGTTCCTGCGACTGTGACAAGCTTGTGCAAGGCGGGACATGTCGTGATGGTCGAGCAGGGAGCAGGGGAGAAATCCGGATTTTCCGATGCCGCCTATGCCATGGCAGGGGCTTCCGTCGTTGAGCGTCAGGAAGTGTTCCGGCAGGCGGATATCCTGTTCGTCGTGAGGGGCGGCGGCAATAACCATGATGAATCATATGAAAAAGATGTCGCGCTTCTGAAAAAAGGCGCGTTCGTCATTGGACTCACCGAACCTTACGCTCCCCATCCTATCTACGAATCATATGCCCGCGCTCACGCCAGAGTGTATGCGCTGGAGCTTATCCCGCGTATTTCACGTGCCCAGAGCATGGATGTGCTTTCGTCAATGTCGAATCTTTCCGGCTACAAGGCGGCGCTCATTGCCTCTGATACACTTCCCAAACTCATGCCCATGCTGATGACCTCAGCGGGTACGATAGCCCCGGCGCATGCGTTTGTCCTGGGAGTGGGAGTGGCCGGACTCCAGGCAATAGCGACACTGAGGCGTCTGGGCGCGGTGACCAGTGCGTATGACGTGCGCCCCGCTGTGAAAGACCAAGTACACAGCCTGGGAGCCCGGTTCATTGAGATGAAACTTGATACAGATGATAGCGAAGGCTCCGGAGGATACGCAAAGGAACTGGGAGAGGACTTCTACCGGAAGCAACGTGAGCTTCTGTCTGATGTCCTGAAGGACAGCGACATTGTGATAACTACAGCCGCCGTTCCGGGAAGGAAATCTCCTGTCCTGGTCACCGAGGAGATGGTTTCCCTCATGCCGTGGGGGTCGGTCATTGTTGACCTGACCGCGGAACATGGAGGCAACTGCGAACTATCGCAGTTCGGGAAGACCATCATGGCGCATGGCGTAACCATCATTGCTCCGGCGAACATTGTATCCACTGTGCCACGCAATGCCAGCCTTCTTTATGCAAGGAACATTGAGAACTTTGTAAAGAACCTTTTTGATTCAGCAGGAAACCTTGCCGTGGATAGAGGAGATGAAATCATCGATGCTACGCTTGTGGTCGCCGATGGCATCATACGGAAAGACACACTTCGGATTTCATCCGGAGCAAAGGAGGGTATTGCATGA
- a CDS encoding Fic family protein, with the protein MRQFNYTNLKESSWSSSILSYVSSIREHKGKQELYIRQKPVEVERLVEVARIQSTESSNKIEGIGTSRTRIRQLVQEKSTPRDCDEQEIAGYRDVLSTIHESYEFIPLTPHVILQFHRDLLSYTDKSFGGKFKNTQNFINEFHADGTTLTRFTPREPYETPDAVDEICRSYQQAIAQQVVDPLILIPIFICDFLCIHPFNDGNGRMSRLLTTLLLYKSGFMVGKYISVERKIEKTKASYYDALRQVSTDWHEGRNDYTSFIKYFLGIVLNCYKDFENRLGSVDRKSTPYDIVREAVNERVGTFTKMEILELCPSIKSSSVEAALKRLKEEGYIFSQGGGRSTSYVRNPEYQ; encoded by the coding sequence ATGCGTCAATTCAATTATACAAACTTAAAGGAAAGTTCATGGAGCAGCAGCATCCTCTCATATGTTTCCAGCATACGTGAGCACAAGGGAAAGCAAGAACTGTACATCAGACAAAAGCCTGTTGAAGTGGAACGCCTGGTTGAAGTTGCGAGGATACAGAGTACTGAAAGCTCGAATAAGATTGAAGGTATTGGGACTTCACGTACAAGGATACGGCAACTGGTTCAAGAGAAGAGTACTCCACGAGATTGTGACGAGCAGGAGATTGCTGGATACCGGGATGTCCTGAGCACAATCCATGAGAGCTACGAGTTCATTCCGCTCACGCCACATGTTATTCTTCAGTTTCATCGTGATCTTTTATCATATACTGACAAGTCCTTCGGTGGCAAATTCAAGAATACGCAGAACTTCATTAATGAGTTTCATGCCGATGGGACAACCTTGACGAGATTTACACCACGTGAACCCTACGAGACACCGGATGCAGTTGATGAGATTTGTAGAAGCTACCAGCAGGCCATTGCGCAGCAGGTGGTTGATCCTCTCATCCTGATTCCGATATTCATTTGTGATTTCCTGTGTATTCATCCGTTCAATGATGGCAATGGCCGTATGAGCCGTCTTCTCACTACGTTGCTGTTGTATAAGAGTGGTTTCATGGTGGGTAAATATATCAGTGTAGAGAGGAAGATTGAGAAGACCAAGGCGTCTTACTATGATGCGCTCCGACAGGTTTCTACAGATTGGCATGAGGGGCGGAATGACTATACGTCCTTCATCAAATATTTTCTGGGCATCGTCCTGAACTGCTACAAGGATTTTGAAAATAGGCTTGGCTCTGTCGACCGTAAGAGTACCCCCTATGATATTGTCAGGGAGGCTGTCAACGAAAGAGTGGGTACATTCACCAAAATGGAAATTTTGGAGTTGTGTCCCAGCATAAAAAGCTCGTCTGTCGAGGCGGCACTCAAAAGGCTCAAGGAAGAAGGATATATATTCAGTCAAGGTGGGGGGAGAAGTACTTCTTATGTAAGAAATCCTGAATATCAATAA
- a CDS encoding PIG-L family deacetylase: protein MKKILTILALLAICMLTVAAQGRIDNTPSYTIDSADVILNRGPIWRPSSPVFEEIGASGIYQSLSRIGKYASFASIGAHPDDDDSGMFAYLTKAEQVRVANVIANRGEGGQNAIGPELYQGLGVIRTGELLAARNIDGAEQYFLSAYDFGFSRSGDEALTFWNQENLIGDIVRFIRTFRPQVVLNHHGNEYVTVTGHGQHQGMGKIVPMAVAAAADPNAYPEQIKEGLLPWTVSRVFTRGEGNTIIDRGTFDPVIGRSYQQIGTEGRSYHRTQSMGNIQALGSSTANFKLQESVSPFTEDPKTFFDGIDTTLTGIADLTGDEEGKIPFLRVGLEKLNLESERILDSYNPKYPELIVADLDLMLSQFKTLHRQIWESKLSTVKKDYVMQALERKINETEQAMIKTSGVILEAFSAKSLYTAGDNVEVNFTVYAVGKTPVTVKKLAVHADKGDTVEKQVDAVIQNNAVIKESVKLTVDDRTPVSRIFWSTDGKVLTLEDSDPAMIIQPFRDYPLVGYAQVQIGSAIISLKQPVQNRIQNVVIGEERTYAAVVAPFSVAVNPKNIIVKASPSEQTIDLQISVTANKAAEVQLEVDTVAGIHIVLEQETLSFTTAQTSQIVNAKLVIPGNFKQGKYPVSVSITAEGEKYTDGYAAIHYPHVEKHYLYSSATSNLSIIDVDMAKDVRIGYVQYNDTIPEYLEQVGIKIDILSPEFMEMGNFDDYDTIVIGPLAYEFRSDLVNNNARLLDWVSRGGVLMVQYTRVKWNSLNVGPYPSTIGSLNRVTVEEAEITVLQPEHPIFNYPNKITTSDFEGWIQERGLYFFESWDEHYLPLLACQDPGFPLQKGGLMVAELGKGLWIYNAYAFFRQIPGAVPGGYRIFANILSLPASLK, encoded by the coding sequence ATGAAAAAGATTCTTACTATTCTCGCACTGTTGGCTATCTGCATGCTGACAGTAGCAGCTCAAGGTCGGATAGACAACACTCCATCGTACACAATTGACAGCGCTGATGTTATACTGAACCGTGGCCCTATATGGAGACCCTCATCTCCGGTCTTTGAGGAAATTGGAGCTTCTGGAATTTACCAGTCTCTTTCCAGGATTGGCAAATATGCAAGCTTTGCAAGTATCGGTGCCCACCCGGATGATGATGACTCAGGGATGTTTGCTTATCTCACCAAAGCTGAGCAAGTCAGGGTAGCAAACGTGATTGCAAACCGTGGCGAGGGCGGACAAAATGCAATTGGTCCTGAACTTTACCAAGGGCTTGGCGTCATTAGGACGGGAGAACTGCTAGCAGCCAGGAACATTGACGGAGCCGAACAATATTTCTTGAGTGCATATGACTTTGGCTTCTCAAGAAGCGGAGACGAAGCTCTTACTTTCTGGAATCAGGAAAACCTGATTGGTGATATAGTCCGCTTCATCAGGACATTCCGTCCTCAGGTAGTATTGAATCATCATGGGAACGAATACGTCACTGTCACTGGACATGGTCAACACCAGGGAATGGGGAAAATCGTACCTATGGCTGTAGCTGCGGCCGCCGACCCTAACGCATATCCAGAACAAATCAAGGAGGGTTTGTTACCATGGACTGTTTCCAGAGTTTTTACCAGAGGTGAAGGAAATACCATTATTGACCGTGGTACTTTTGATCCTGTAATAGGTCGGTCATATCAACAGATTGGTACTGAGGGACGCTCTTATCACCGCACGCAGAGCATGGGAAACATACAGGCGTTAGGTTCATCTACAGCCAATTTCAAACTTCAGGAGTCAGTCTCTCCATTCACTGAAGACCCCAAGACCTTCTTTGATGGGATTGACACAACTCTGACAGGAATTGCCGACTTGACGGGAGATGAGGAAGGCAAGATTCCTTTCTTGAGAGTCGGACTGGAAAAACTCAATCTTGAGAGTGAACGAATCTTGGATTCCTATAATCCAAAATATCCTGAATTGATTGTTGCAGACCTCGATCTGATGTTGTCCCAGTTCAAGACACTGCACAGACAAATCTGGGAGAGCAAACTCTCCACGGTGAAAAAAGATTATGTCATGCAGGCGCTGGAGCGCAAGATCAATGAAACCGAACAAGCAATGATCAAAACTTCCGGGGTGATTCTGGAAGCCTTTAGTGCAAAATCCCTCTATACAGCCGGAGACAATGTAGAAGTGAACTTTACTGTCTATGCAGTAGGCAAGACTCCCGTGACCGTAAAGAAACTTGCAGTGCATGCAGACAAAGGGGATACCGTCGAAAAGCAAGTGGATGCCGTCATCCAGAACAATGCGGTCATCAAAGAATCCGTAAAGCTGACAGTTGATGACAGAACCCCTGTTTCCAGGATATTCTGGTCGACAGATGGTAAAGTCCTGACATTGGAGGACTCTGATCCTGCTATGATTATCCAACCTTTCAGAGATTATCCGCTCGTTGGATACGCACAAGTGCAAATCGGCTCGGCCATAATTAGTCTGAAGCAGCCTGTACAAAACCGAATACAAAATGTTGTCATTGGAGAAGAAAGAACCTATGCCGCAGTAGTCGCTCCTTTTTCTGTCGCAGTGAATCCCAAAAACATAATTGTCAAGGCATCCCCCTCCGAACAGACGATTGACTTGCAGATTTCTGTCACCGCAAACAAGGCAGCTGAAGTTCAGCTGGAAGTTGATACGGTTGCAGGAATCCACATTGTCCTTGAGCAAGAGACCCTCTCCTTCACAACTGCGCAGACAAGCCAGATTGTCAATGCAAAGCTGGTTATCCCCGGAAATTTCAAACAAGGCAAATACCCTGTTTCCGTAAGTATTACAGCAGAAGGGGAAAAGTATACTGATGGCTATGCAGCTATTCATTATCCACATGTTGAGAAACATTATCTCTATTCATCAGCAACCAGTAATCTCTCAATCATTGATGTCGATATGGCAAAGGATGTGAGAATCGGCTATGTACAGTACAATGATACCATTCCAGAGTACTTGGAACAGGTTGGGATAAAAATTGACATTCTTTCACCTGAGTTCATGGAAATGGGAAATTTTGACGATTACGATACAATAGTCATTGGGCCTTTGGCATATGAATTCCGAAGCGATCTGGTCAACAACAATGCCCGACTGTTGGACTGGGTATCCCGTGGTGGTGTACTCATGGTTCAATATACTCGAGTGAAGTGGAATAGTCTGAATGTAGGACCATACCCCTCAACTATTGGGAGCTTGAATCGTGTAACCGTTGAAGAAGCGGAAATAACAGTACTGCAACCAGAACACCCGATTTTCAATTATCCAAATAAAATCACTACTTCTGACTTTGAAGGATGGATACAAGAAAGAGGACTTTATTTCTTTGAGAGCTGGGATGAACATTATCTTCCCTTGCTGGCTTGTCAAGATCCCGGTTTCCCACTTCAGAAAGGCGGTTTGATGGTAGCGGAATTAGGGAAAGGGCTTTGGATCTACAATGCCTATGCCTTCTTCCGCCAGATTCCTGGTGCCGTCCCAGGCGGATATAGAATATTTGCGAATATCCTCTCACTGCCAGCATCTCTGAAATAG
- a CDS encoding NAD(P) transhydrogenase subunit alpha, producing MNLVYLIIIFVLSIFLGYELITKIPPLLHTPLMSGTNAISGITIIGALIATGSGNSRLCMVLGAVALFFATINVVGGFVVTHRMLEKFKKKEKK from the coding sequence ATGAATCTTGTCTACCTCATCATCATATTTGTCCTTTCGATTTTCCTGGGATACGAACTTATCACGAAGATTCCCCCGTTGCTCCATACGCCTCTGATGTCCGGGACGAACGCTATATCCGGCATAACAATCATCGGGGCGCTCATTGCGACGGGTTCAGGTAACAGTAGGCTCTGCATGGTTCTGGGTGCTGTCGCTCTATTCTTTGCGACAATCAATGTCGTTGGCGGTTTCGTCGTCACTCACCGCATGCTTGAGAAGTTCAAGAAAAAGGAAAAGAAATGA
- a CDS encoding NAD(P)(+) transhydrogenase (Re/Si-specific) subunit beta yields the protein MNILVNSVYLVAAAFFIIGLKGLSRPDTAVRGNLLGAVGMFLAVLVTVIAYDMLNPLWILGGILLGSIVGTWMALKVKMTAMPQMVGLLSGFGGIASLLVAVVSFLDVIIMKALELNAGVFVFDTQFIVSIVISVFIGALTFWGSMVASGKLQGVITTHAVKFRGDQVVKVLVMLAAVASMVGMVMYPGKLIYLWLLIFFSSFLGILLTISIGGADMPIVISLLNSYSGLAVAATGFVLDNTILIISGAIVGASGIILTQIMCKAMNRSLANVIFGGVGGKDAEKGQAVDIYAGKVKTTDAEEIAMILKSANRVVFIPGYGMAVSRAQNPVRMLSEALEKDDIEVEFGIHPVAGRMPGHMNVLLAEENIPYDKLKELEQINPTFPVTDVAVVIGANDVVNPLAHEEGNPISGMPVLDVGKARTVIVVKRSLSPGFAEIANPLFIKENTLLFYADGKKAAEEILAEYKKM from the coding sequence ATGAACATCCTGGTAAACAGTGTCTATCTTGTCGCCGCCGCTTTTTTCATCATAGGACTCAAAGGTCTTTCCCGCCCTGATACGGCAGTGAGAGGAAATTTGCTGGGTGCCGTGGGGATGTTCCTGGCTGTCCTTGTGACTGTGATAGCGTATGACATGCTCAATCCTTTGTGGATTCTCGGAGGAATCCTGCTGGGGAGCATTGTGGGGACATGGATGGCGTTGAAGGTAAAGATGACTGCAATGCCTCAGATGGTAGGGCTTCTGAGCGGATTCGGAGGAATCGCATCGCTCTTGGTGGCAGTGGTGTCGTTCCTTGATGTAATCATCATGAAGGCACTTGAACTGAACGCGGGGGTCTTCGTCTTTGACACGCAGTTCATCGTCTCCATAGTTATTTCTGTCTTTATCGGTGCGCTGACTTTCTGGGGATCAATGGTGGCTTCCGGGAAACTGCAAGGGGTAATCACTACGCATGCCGTGAAGTTCCGGGGTGATCAGGTGGTGAAGGTTCTGGTGATGCTTGCTGCCGTGGCTTCCATGGTCGGCATGGTGATGTATCCTGGCAAACTCATCTACCTCTGGCTGCTGATCTTTTTCTCATCGTTCCTTGGCATTCTTCTCACCATATCCATTGGCGGCGCGGACATGCCCATTGTCATCTCTCTGTTAAATTCATATTCCGGCCTGGCGGTCGCCGCGACTGGATTTGTGCTGGACAACACCATTCTCATCATTTCCGGCGCAATTGTCGGTGCAAGCGGAATAATCCTGACGCAAATCATGTGCAAGGCGATGAATCGTTCTCTGGCGAATGTTATTTTCGGCGGTGTCGGGGGAAAGGACGCGGAGAAGGGACAGGCAGTCGATATCTACGCGGGAAAGGTGAAGACGACCGATGCCGAGGAGATTGCAATGATTCTCAAGAGCGCGAACAGGGTAGTGTTCATACCGGGATATGGCATGGCTGTCTCCCGTGCCCAGAATCCGGTGCGGATGCTCTCCGAGGCACTGGAGAAGGATGATATCGAGGTAGAGTTTGGCATTCACCCTGTTGCTGGCCGCATGCCTGGGCATATGAACGTGTTGCTTGCTGAGGAGAATATTCCCTATGACAAGCTGAAGGAGCTGGAACAGATTAATCCGACATTCCCGGTGACTGACGTTGCTGTCGTCATAGGGGCGAATGATGTCGTCAATCCTTTGGCTCATGAGGAGGGGAATCCTATTTCCGGTATGCCGGTGCTGGATGTCGGAAAGGCGCGTACTGTCATTGTAGTAAAGCGTTCCCTCAGTCCTGGTTTCGCTGAAATAGCGAATCCACTGTTCATCAAGGAGAATACGCTGTTGTTCTACGCGGACGGGAAAAAAGCCGCTGAGGAAATCCTGGCCGAATACAAGAAGATGTGA
- a CDS encoding FAD-binding oxidoreductase, translating into MNMYATVTPALVEELVKILGSHNVLYDKDRMEAYSHDETSIEHYAHMPEVVVTPLNTEQVALIMKLASRERIPVTPRGAGSGLSGGAIPVFGGIVLSLEKMNKVLEIDEKNLTVTAEAGVITNELNEQVKAHGLVFAGYPMSLETCFLGGNIAENAGGGKAVKYGVTGRYVLALEVVTPHGDVVRLGGKVTKDVSGYDLKQLYIGSEGTLGIITKAIIKLIGLPVVKADLLVSFKTAQEAIDVVPVIMTKGIIPTSMEFMDRLSIEMSCVYLNETLPIEGVGAMLLIELDGTDEGQVERDMIAIGDICNEHGAMEVYIAEDRNTQERIWAVRRNIAEALKVYSPVQSLEDIVVPMGSIADVLPELSRLSEKYDITIPCYGHAGDGNLHATLVKNPESNIEHWNIIEPEILRELYAFIVRELGGKISGEHGIGLKRKRYLKELIPAEEYELYRIVKEALDPQMIMNPGKILG; encoded by the coding sequence ATGAACATGTATGCGACAGTAACCCCTGCCTTGGTGGAAGAACTCGTGAAGATACTTGGTTCCCATAATGTTCTGTATGACAAGGACAGGATGGAAGCCTACAGCCATGATGAGACATCCATTGAGCATTATGCCCATATGCCGGAGGTCGTCGTTACTCCCTTGAACACTGAGCAGGTTGCCCTGATTATGAAACTTGCGTCCCGTGAACGGATTCCGGTGACTCCGCGTGGAGCAGGTTCAGGGCTTTCCGGTGGGGCGATACCTGTATTCGGCGGGATTGTTCTTTCGTTGGAAAAAATGAATAAGGTGCTGGAAATAGATGAGAAAAACCTTACGGTGACGGCGGAAGCTGGGGTCATCACCAATGAACTGAACGAGCAGGTGAAGGCTCACGGATTGGTCTTTGCCGGATATCCCATGAGTCTTGAGACATGTTTTCTTGGAGGAAACATAGCGGAGAACGCCGGAGGCGGGAAAGCCGTGAAATACGGCGTCACCGGACGTTATGTCCTTGCTCTGGAGGTCGTGACTCCCCACGGAGATGTCGTCCGGCTCGGTGGTAAAGTGACCAAGGATGTTTCCGGGTATGATCTCAAGCAATTGTATATCGGTTCCGAAGGGACGCTCGGAATCATAACGAAGGCCATCATCAAACTTATCGGGCTGCCTGTGGTAAAGGCTGATCTTCTTGTGTCGTTCAAGACTGCCCAGGAAGCGATTGATGTCGTCCCGGTCATCATGACCAAAGGTATCATCCCCACCAGCATGGAATTCATGGACAGACTTTCCATTGAAATGTCCTGCGTGTATTTGAATGAGACACTTCCCATTGAAGGTGTCGGGGCGATGTTGTTGATTGAGCTTGACGGTACGGATGAAGGACAGGTAGAAAGGGACATGATTGCCATTGGTGATATCTGTAATGAGCATGGGGCAATGGAGGTCTATATTGCGGAAGACAGGAACACCCAGGAACGTATCTGGGCTGTACGCAGGAATATCGCGGAAGCTCTGAAAGTATATAGCCCGGTGCAGAGCCTTGAAGACATTGTTGTTCCCATGGGTTCCATTGCTGATGTCTTGCCTGAACTTTCCCGTCTTTCTGAAAAATATGATATCACCATTCCTTGTTACGGACATGCGGGGGACGGGAATCTCCACGCGACGCTGGTCAAGAATCCTGAAAGCAACATTGAGCATTGGAACATCATTGAACCTGAAATCTTGAGGGAACTGTACGCCTTCATAGTGCGGGAACTCGGCGGCAAGATAAGCGGTGAGCATGGAATAGGATTGAAGCGGAAAAGGTATTTGAAAGAATTGATTCCTGCTGAGGAATATGAGCTTTACAGGATTGTGAAGGAAGCGTTGGATCCGCAGATGATCATGAACCCTGGGAAAATCCTTGGTTGA
- a CDS encoding AAA domain-containing protein has product MLDASRDMILKDGQDISKDIKSCTYHQQEKKFEVVFQNGKRYLYNQSSLRVLTNPKKLDPVMVQINHQGRRLFNVQALYVFSLFSEKYLRVIFSDGSERSYLWHEVQVMYSCLRNAQARDCMNYLRRLADTHELTTEDGSVLLKKYYDRISFIDEKSVLALYLNPAEHKPAVHETPDLIFPFGGNASQFEAVRNALTSQLSVIQGPPGTGKTQTILNIIANLLVQGKTIQVVSCNNSATVNVSEKLSAPKYGMDFLVASLGKAHNKTKFLENQLGKYPDLSEWKKSHEALGSLKKNIRTSVAEISHVFSQQRCLADVRQKLDSLDTEIVHFKRFCTETRRMETISKLRQGLSSDKLMNLWQECRRFDERSRPVSLCFKVKAVLACGIGIWKLLKRDLATVVTLLQGMFYQVKRTELAAEAASLVKALEEENAVAKMWNLTEWSLDYLHAQMYERYGGKSKREKFSSDDLWQRPNDFIQEYPVVLSTTFSSRSSLGVDVTYDYLIMDEASQVDIVTGALSLSSARNAVIVGDLKQLPNVVDEKTREHAEEVFKTHILPEGYSFVSNSLLKSICSLFPAVPQKMLHEHYRCHPKIIGFCNQKFYGGQLIIMTEDKGEDEVLSVYRTVVGNHERDHANRRQVDVICNEVLPCMMQSSQGGIGIITPYKNQVETFCEVLGSCDIDVATVHRFQGREKDTIILSTVDNGVSEFLDNPYLLNVAVSRAKMCFCLVVSGNELPADSNVSDLVSYIEYNNGTVVQSRIYSIFDYLYKQYTDSRMEYLKNHKNVSRYDSENLMYELLTGCLAKHPSLPFSVICHQPLYMLIRDVSSLNDEERKYVKNPATHVDFLIYNKVSRSPFLAIEVDGVHFHREGTRQSQRDKMKNSLFDRYGIRWHRFSTDGSQEMEWVENELSSYEKAQKETLSHRQLCDKAAKGNGYFKKLSSSLT; this is encoded by the coding sequence GTGCTGGATGCAAGCAGGGACATGATCCTGAAGGATGGGCAGGATATTTCAAAGGATATCAAGTCCTGTACCTATCATCAGCAGGAAAAAAAATTCGAAGTCGTTTTCCAGAACGGAAAGAGATATCTGTACAACCAATCTTCGCTTCGCGTGCTTACGAATCCGAAGAAGCTAGATCCTGTCATGGTGCAAATCAATCATCAGGGACGCAGACTGTTCAATGTGCAAGCCCTGTATGTGTTCAGTTTATTTTCAGAAAAATATCTGCGTGTCATTTTCTCTGACGGCAGTGAACGTTCATATCTCTGGCATGAAGTACAGGTGATGTATTCCTGTCTCAGGAATGCTCAGGCACGGGATTGTATGAACTACCTGCGCCGATTGGCAGACACACATGAATTGACGACCGAGGACGGGTCTGTCCTGTTGAAGAAGTATTATGACAGGATATCTTTCATCGACGAGAAATCCGTACTTGCCCTTTATCTAAATCCCGCTGAACACAAGCCAGCAGTACACGAAACTCCCGATCTCATTTTCCCTTTTGGTGGAAATGCAAGCCAGTTCGAAGCAGTGAGAAATGCATTGACTTCGCAACTCAGTGTCATCCAGGGGCCACCGGGGACGGGGAAAACCCAGACGATTCTCAATATCATAGCAAACCTGCTGGTACAGGGGAAAACTATTCAGGTTGTTTCATGCAACAACTCTGCGACAGTCAATGTCTCCGAAAAGCTGTCTGCTCCGAAATATGGCATGGATTTCCTTGTTGCTTCACTCGGCAAAGCGCATAATAAAACAAAGTTCCTTGAAAATCAGTTAGGCAAATATCCCGACCTATCAGAGTGGAAGAAAAGTCATGAGGCGTTGGGCTCCCTTAAAAAAAACATTCGGACATCCGTCGCGGAGATTTCCCATGTGTTTTCCCAGCAACGGTGCCTTGCCGATGTTCGGCAGAAACTAGATAGCCTGGACACGGAAATTGTACATTTCAAGCGGTTCTGTACTGAGACAAGGCGCATGGAAACCATCTCGAAACTGCGTCAAGGACTGTCATCGGACAAGCTCATGAACCTATGGCAGGAATGCCGTCGGTTTGACGAAAGGAGCAGACCCGTCTCCCTGTGTTTCAAGGTGAAGGCCGTACTTGCCTGCGGCATCGGAATCTGGAAGCTCCTAAAAAGAGACCTGGCCACAGTCGTCACCCTCCTTCAGGGTATGTTCTATCAGGTGAAGAGAACTGAACTTGCCGCCGAAGCTGCATCCCTGGTCAAAGCTCTTGAAGAGGAGAATGCCGTAGCAAAGATGTGGAATCTGACAGAATGGTCCTTGGATTATCTCCACGCACAGATGTACGAAAGATATGGAGGAAAGTCGAAAAGAGAGAAGTTCTCCTCTGATGACTTGTGGCAGCGTCCCAACGACTTCATACAAGAATATCCTGTTGTCCTCAGCACGACTTTCTCTTCGCGGAGTAGCCTGGGAGTGGATGTGACATACGATTATCTCATCATGGATGAGGCCTCGCAGGTGGACATCGTGACCGGAGCCCTGTCCTTGTCCTCTGCGCGGAACGCAGTAATTGTCGGCGATCTGAAACAGCTTCCCAATGTTGTCGATGAGAAAACAAGGGAGCATGCCGAAGAGGTTTTCAAGACGCATATATTGCCAGAAGGGTATTCGTTTGTGAGCAACAGCCTTTTGAAGTCCATATGTTCTCTTTTCCCTGCGGTTCCTCAGAAGATGTTGCACGAACATTATCGTTGCCATCCTAAAATCATTGGGTTCTGCAACCAGAAGTTCTATGGAGGACAGCTGATCATTATGACGGAGGACAAGGGTGAAGACGAAGTCCTCTCGGTGTACAGGACTGTGGTTGGTAACCATGAGCGGGATCATGCCAATCGGCGGCAAGTGGATGTCATCTGCAATGAAGTCTTGCCCTGCATGATGCAGTCTTCACAGGGAGGCATTGGCATTATCACCCCCTACAAGAACCAGGTGGAAACGTTTTGCGAGGTTCTTGGCTCGTGCGATATCGATGTGGCGACGGTTCATCGTTTCCAGGGACGGGAGAAGGATACGATCATCCTGTCAACGGTCGACAACGGTGTTTCCGAGTTTCTGGACAACCCGTATCTTCTGAACGTCGCGGTCTCACGGGCGAAGATGTGTTTTTGTCTCGTTGTATCTGGCAACGAACTGCCTGCGGATAGTAATGTAAGCGATTTGGTTTCCTATATCGAGTACAATAACGGTACCGTTGTCCAGAGTAGGATTTACTCGATCTTTGACTATCTGTACAAGCAATACACGGACAGTCGTATGGAATACTTGAAAAACCACAAGAATGTATCACGTTATGATTCAGAGAATCTGATGTACGAATTATTGACTGGCTGTCTTGCCAAGCATCCATCCTTGCCGTTCAGTGTCATCTGCCACCAGCCGCTGTACATGCTGATTAGAGACGTGAGTTCGTTGAACGACGAGGAACGGAAATATGTGAAAAATCCGGCCACCCATGTGGATTTCCTCATATACAACAAGGTCAGCAGAAGCCCGTTCCTGGCGATTGAGGTGGATGGTGTCCATTTTCATAGGGAAGGGACACGGCAGAGTCAGCGTGACAAGATGAAAAACTCCTTGTTCGACAG